One window from the genome of Candidatus Manganitrophaceae bacterium encodes:
- a CDS encoding YkgJ family cysteine cluster protein — protein sequence MNPNSLIEKYRPLKQIVPSSLCLTCDVCCRFPEETSFLAPFFTREEIDQLGSNEARRFHAPVTGSKIRLQPHGEGCICPYFDPQTQFCKIYTDRPLDCRIYPFALLRDQEGAVVLGIDTKCPFIQEHATDPQMQVDAGEVASFLESESILSVLAGHPGLIGPFQDDVILLRPLTRVTERVGRVAPFKPFHLDDRP from the coding sequence ATGAACCCAAACTCCCTCATCGAAAAATACCGTCCTCTCAAGCAGATCGTTCCCTCTTCGCTCTGCCTCACCTGTGATGTCTGCTGCCGTTTTCCGGAGGAGACGAGCTTTCTCGCGCCGTTCTTCACACGAGAAGAGATCGATCAGCTGGGATCGAACGAGGCGCGCCGATTCCATGCGCCGGTGACCGGATCGAAAATCCGGCTTCAGCCCCACGGAGAGGGGTGCATCTGTCCTTACTTCGATCCGCAGACGCAGTTTTGCAAAATTTACACCGACCGTCCGCTCGACTGCCGGATCTACCCCTTTGCCCTCTTGCGCGATCAAGAAGGCGCGGTCGTGCTCGGAATCGACACCAAATGCCCCTTTATCCAAGAGCATGCGACCGACCCGCAGATGCAGGTCGATGCCGGCGAGGTCGCGTCGTTCTTAGAATCGGAGTCGATCTTGTCGGTCCTCGCAGGCCATCCCGGGCTGATCGGCCCTTTTCAGGACGATGTGATCCTTCTTCGCCCCCTGACTCGCGTGACAGAGCGGGTCGGCCGGGTGGCCCCTTTCAAGCCATTCCACCTCGATGATCGCCCTTAA
- a CDS encoding DUF2156 domain-containing protein, with amino-acid sequence MIALKPLLPESRSLFDPFLQRTGAPLSAYSFVTHFLWQGHFSFFYHVSQDHLLLFARYDRCIYMPLPPLGPPDQKIIFDCFDWMDRENPDRAVSRIENIAEAETGLYRASGLTVEPKDPEYLCRRIALAELKGDRYKSQRAACNYFEKQFQPVGRPYRAADEGACRDLFRRWAGDRAARHSDTVYRMMLQDAESVHSRALAEADALGLVGRVVAVDEAIVGYTFGFPQNAETFCVFLEVTDPEKKGGSAYLFREFCRTLVDFQWINLMDDSGIPSLRRTKESYRPTQKTGCFLARHGAA; translated from the coding sequence ATGATCGCCCTTAAACCGCTTCTTCCGGAGAGCCGATCGCTTTTTGATCCGTTCCTCCAGCGGACCGGCGCGCCCCTCTCGGCCTACTCTTTCGTCACCCATTTTCTCTGGCAGGGGCACTTTTCGTTTTTCTATCATGTCTCACAAGATCACCTCCTCCTCTTCGCCCGATATGACCGCTGCATCTACATGCCGCTTCCCCCCCTCGGTCCGCCCGATCAAAAAATCATTTTCGACTGTTTTGATTGGATGGACCGGGAGAACCCCGACCGCGCCGTCTCCCGGATCGAAAATATCGCCGAGGCCGAGACCGGCCTTTATCGCGCCTCCGGGCTCACGGTGGAACCGAAAGATCCCGAATATCTCTGCCGGCGGATCGCCCTGGCCGAATTGAAGGGGGATCGATACAAATCGCAGCGGGCCGCGTGCAATTATTTCGAGAAGCAATTTCAGCCGGTCGGCCGTCCTTACCGCGCCGCGGATGAAGGGGCGTGCCGGGATCTCTTCCGGCGCTGGGCGGGCGATCGGGCCGCGCGGCATTCGGATACGGTCTACCGGATGATGCTTCAAGATGCGGAATCGGTCCACTCCCGCGCCTTGGCGGAGGCGGACGCGCTCGGCCTGGTGGGGAGGGTCGTCGCGGTCGACGAAGCGATCGTCGGCTATACGTTCGGATTTCCTCAAAACGCCGAGACGTTCTGTGTTTTCTTAGAGGTAACCGATCCGGAGAAAAAGGGGGGGTCCGCTTACCTCTTCCGCGAATTTTGTCGGACCCTCGTCGATTTTCAATGGATCAATCTGATGGACGACTCCGGGATCCCGTCGCTCCGCCGGACCAAGGAGTCGTATCGGCCGACTCAAAAAACCGGCTGCTTTCTCGCCCGGCACGGAGCGGCCTGA
- a CDS encoding ribonuclease HI family protein codes for MSKKLLIYTDGASRNNPGEAGIGVVIKNERGETVQTLSEYLGIATNNVAEYTALIRALEAAQMFQPQEVDLYLDSQLVVRQMTGEYKVKHPGIIPLVQRAQQLRRQLPEGAVRFHHIPRAENSEADALANQAVDKKSKRV; via the coding sequence ATGAGCAAAAAACTGTTGATCTACACCGACGGCGCCTCTCGGAACAATCCGGGTGAGGCCGGCATCGGCGTGGTGATTAAAAATGAGCGGGGCGAGACGGTTCAGACCCTCTCCGAATATCTCGGCATTGCCACCAACAATGTCGCGGAATACACCGCCTTGATCCGCGCGCTCGAGGCGGCCCAGATGTTCCAGCCGCAGGAGGTCGATCTCTATCTCGACTCTCAATTGGTCGTCCGTCAGATGACCGGCGAGTACAAGGTCAAGCACCCCGGCATTATTCCGTTGGTCCAGCGGGCGCAGCAGCTCCGGAGACAACTTCCGGAAGGGGCGGTCCGGTTCCATCACATTCCGCGGGCAGAGAACAGCGAGGCCGATGCTTTGGCGAACCAAGCGGTCGACAAGAAAAGTAAAAGGGTGTAG